A section of the Parasteatoda tepidariorum isolate YZ-2023 chromosome 6, CAS_Ptep_4.0, whole genome shotgun sequence genome encodes:
- the LOC107440421 gene encoding splicing factor 1, which translates to MSSHRTSGANQTPLGRPSLAMLGSKSSSLLKPNYMSSGSKRDRDEDYDYPSTKWPPEDSWDGDSSRQESERDRERKRKRKSRWGGDEKEKVFIPGLPTVLPNNLNPQQERAYLLQLQIEEISRRLRTGDLGISPNPEERSPSPEPIYNSEGKRLNTREYRTRKKLEDDRHSLIQEMYSCNPEYKPPPDYKSIVSTGAKIIIRGKGSVKEGKVGRKDGQPLPGEDEPLHAFVTGNSNESVKKAVNKIKEIIRQGVEVPEGQNDLRRMQLRELALLNGTLRENDGPRCTNCGGTTHRSWQCPDKPNVTNNVICTNCGSAGHIAKDCREQKSMPGVLGAPDKAKIDEEYMSLMAELGEGPPPPTKLNSLGNSMSQSSISPLQAPPGPPRAIMAPPTSSVAQFQTTNTQPMFNSGQGKVRAVPPPTSMVQTTMTSMLMPPPMMPPPLPPASVGMAPLGMPPWNQPPFQVPVTAQQTVLTTQGNAPMVGVLAPPPPPPNLPSASQSQVTATTTAWMTPSAAVTQASPWGMPPQVAAGPMPVPPPPGIAPIPPPPAMAATMYPWGGFMGVPPPPPMQAASLQSLAAQPPPPPPPASSAQTSSAGASQNSSLSTLSLPSLLTAPPPPPPPS; encoded by the exons ATGTCATCTCATAGAACATCTGGCGCTAATCAAACTCCTCTAGGACGCCCTAGTCTTGCGATGCTAGGATCAAAATCATCTAGCTTACTGAAACCTAATTATATGTCATCAGGAAGTAAAAGAGATAGAGATGAAGATTATGACTATC cTTCAACAAAATGGCCACCTGAAGACTCTTGGGATGGGGACAGCAGTAGGCAAGAAAGTGAGCGTGATAGAGAAAGAAAACGTAAAAGGAAATCTAGATGGGGTGgtgatgaaaaagaaaaagtttttattcctGGCTTGCCCACTGTTCTACCCAATAATTTGAATCCTCAACAAGAGAGGGCTTATTTat TGCAGTTGCAGATTGAGGAAATAAGTAGGCGTCTTCGGACTGGTGATCTTGGAATTTCCCCTAATCCTGAAGAAAG gtcTCCATCTCCAGAACCAATTTATAACAGTGAAGGTAAGCGTTTGAATACGAGAGAATATCGCACTAGGAAAAAGTTAGAAGATGATCGTCATAGCTTAATACAAGAGATGTATTCATGTAATCCTGAGTACAAACCGCCTCctgattacaa ATCTATAGTATCT ACTGGAGCAAAGATAATCATTCGTGGCAAGGGCTCAGTGAAAGAAGGAAAAGTAGGCCGCAAAGATGGACAGCCTCTTCCTGGGGAAGACGAACCCTTGCATGCATTTGTCACAGGAAACAGCAATGAAAGTGTTAAGAAAGCTGTCAATAAG ATCAAGGAGATTATCAGGCAAGGTGTAGAGGTACCTGAAGGACAGAATGATTTAAGGCGTATGCAGCTGCGTGAATTAGCCCTGCTGAATGGAACTCTGAGGGAAAATGATGGACCACGATGTACAAATTGTGGTGGTACCACTCATAGAAGTTGGCAATGCCCTGATAAGCCAAATGTTACAAATAATGTCATTTGTACTAACTGCGGCTCTGCTGGTCACATTGCAAAAGATTGCCGAGAACAGAAGAGTATGCCTGGTGTTTTGGGAGCTCCTGACAAGGCTAAAATTGATGAAGAG TATATGTCCTTGATGGCAGAACTTGGAGAAGGGCCACCTCCTCCAACCAAATTGAATTCATTGGGGAATTCAATGTCTCAATCTTCTATCTCTCCTTTACAAGCACCACCTGGACCTCCACGTGCAATCATGGCTCCACCCACTTCTAGTGTAGCACAGTTTCAGACTAca aacactCAGCCAATGTTCAACAGTGGTCAGGGCAAAGTAAGAGCTGTTCCTCCTCCAACAAGTATGGTTCAGACTACTATGACATCTATGTTGATGCCCCCACCCATGATGCCTCCCCCTCTACCTCCTGCATCTGTTGGAATGGCTCCACTAGGAATGCCACCTTGGAATCAACCACCTTTCCAAGTCCCTGTGACTGCACAACAAACTGTGCTCACTACACaa GGTAATGCACCTATGGTGGGAGTGTTAGCGCCACCTCCACCACCACCAAATCTACCATCTGCCTCACAGTCGCAAGTAACTGCAACTACAACTGCCTGGATGACTCCCTCAGCAGCTGTGACGCAAg cctCACCCTGGGGTATGCCTCCCCAAGTTGCAGCTGGACCTATGCCTGTACCTCCACCTCCAGGAATTGCCCCCATTCCACCACCGCCAGCCATGGCTGCAACAATGTATCCATGGGGTGGATTCATGGGAGTTCCACCTCCGCCCCCCATGCAGGCTGCATCTCTGCAATCACTTGCAGCACAACCTCCACCTCCTCCCCCTCCTGCTAGCTCAGCCCAAACATCCAGTGCTGGTGCTAGTCAGAATTCATCTCTATCTACTCTGTCACTTCCATCATTGCTAACTGCACCACCACCTCCGCCCCCTCCAAGTTAA